The following coding sequences are from one Achromobacter sp. B7 window:
- a CDS encoding branched-chain amino acid ABC transporter permease → MSRIPFSIRILALLLVPALLVPFFPQVVYPVFVMKVLCFALFALAFNLLTGFTGLVSFGHAAFFGWAGYAAGEMMILFGARGLPPELAIVCGVAMAAAIGYAIGWLAIRRTGIYFAMITLALSQVAYFMAVQVGWTRGEDGMQGIPRGTFLGLVDLSVDTNMYYFALGVFVLGFLFVYRVIHSPFGQVLKTIRDNAPRAISLGYDTDRCKLLAFVLSASVAGLAGSLKALVLQLVALNDVSLATSTEVLLMTLLGGIGTVWGPVVGATLVVSLQNYLATLGDVVTIVIGLIFVLCVSFFRRGFVGEWLAYTQWRKTKENNN, encoded by the coding sequence GTGTCGCGCATTCCGTTTTCCATTCGCATCCTGGCCTTGCTGCTGGTGCCCGCGCTGCTGGTGCCGTTCTTCCCCCAGGTCGTGTACCCGGTGTTCGTCATGAAGGTGTTGTGCTTTGCGCTGTTTGCGCTGGCCTTCAATCTGCTGACCGGGTTTACCGGCCTGGTGTCTTTCGGCCACGCCGCGTTTTTTGGCTGGGCCGGCTACGCGGCGGGGGAAATGATGATCCTGTTCGGCGCACGCGGCCTGCCGCCCGAGCTTGCCATTGTGTGCGGCGTGGCCATGGCGGCCGCCATCGGGTATGCGATAGGCTGGCTGGCCATCCGCCGCACCGGCATCTATTTCGCGATGATCACGCTGGCGCTGTCGCAGGTGGCGTACTTCATGGCGGTGCAGGTCGGCTGGACGCGCGGCGAGGACGGCATGCAGGGCATTCCGCGCGGCACGTTCCTGGGGCTGGTCGACCTGAGCGTAGACACCAACATGTATTACTTCGCGCTGGGCGTGTTCGTGCTGGGCTTTCTGTTCGTCTACCGGGTGATTCATTCGCCCTTCGGGCAGGTGCTCAAGACCATTCGGGACAACGCGCCGCGCGCCATTTCGCTAGGTTACGATACGGATCGGTGCAAGCTGCTGGCCTTCGTGCTGTCCGCGTCGGTTGCCGGCCTGGCCGGCTCCCTGAAGGCGCTGGTGCTGCAATTGGTGGCCCTGAACGACGTGTCGCTGGCCACCTCCACCGAAGTACTGCTGATGACGCTGCTGGGCGGCATCGGCACGGTGTGGGGCCCTGTCGTGGGCGCTACGCTGGTGGTCAGCCTGCAGAACTATCTTGCCACCCTGGGCGATGTTGTCACCATCGTCATCGGGCTGATTTTCGTGTTGTGCGTGTCGTTCTTCCGACGCGGGTTCGTCGGCGAATGGCTGGCGTACACGCAGTGGCGCAAAACGAAGGAAAACAATAATTGA
- a CDS encoding ABC transporter ATP-binding protein: protein MNNAHAGGSGNLLEIRNLHAWYGESHILHGIDLDVKPGECVTLLGRNGAGRSSTLKAILGLVGRRSGSIKVQGQETVGMPTHKIARRGIGYCPEERGIYASLTAEENLMLLPSVGPDGMSVEEIYTMFPNLKERAQSPGTRLSGGEQQMLAMARILRSGARLLLLDEITEGLAPVIVQSLGRVIRQLKERGYTTVLVEQNFRFAQHLADRHYVIEHGQVVAVIDRADVQQSQDKLNTLLGI, encoded by the coding sequence ATGAATAACGCCCACGCCGGCGGGTCCGGCAACCTGCTTGAAATCCGCAACCTGCACGCCTGGTATGGCGAATCGCACATCCTGCATGGCATCGACCTGGACGTGAAGCCCGGCGAATGCGTAACGCTGCTGGGCCGCAACGGCGCGGGCCGCAGCTCGACGCTGAAAGCCATCCTTGGCCTGGTGGGCCGCCGCAGCGGCTCGATCAAGGTGCAGGGCCAGGAAACGGTGGGCATGCCCACTCACAAGATCGCGCGCCGGGGCATCGGTTATTGCCCTGAAGAGCGCGGCATCTACGCGTCACTGACCGCGGAGGAAAACCTCATGTTGCTGCCCTCGGTGGGGCCGGACGGCATGTCGGTGGAAGAGATCTACACGATGTTCCCCAACCTGAAAGAGCGTGCGCAAAGCCCCGGCACGCGGCTGTCAGGCGGCGAACAGCAGATGCTGGCGATGGCGCGCATCCTGCGCTCCGGTGCTCGCCTGCTGTTGCTGGACGAAATCACCGAAGGACTGGCGCCTGTGATCGTGCAGTCGCTGGGCCGCGTGATCCGGCAATTGAAAGAGCGCGGCTACACCACCGTGCTGGTCGAACAGAATTTCCGCTTCGCCCAGCACCTGGCCGACCGCCATTACGTCATCGAACATGGCCAGGTGGTTGCCGTGATCGACCGTGCCGACGTCCAGCAATCGCAGGACAAGCTGAACACCTTGCTGGGCATTTGA
- a CDS encoding dihydrodipicolinate synthase family protein, with product MSNVRWQGVYPAVTSKFHADESLDFEAMRKHFGFLIDNGVHGLVTCGSLGEASTLTLEEKLQVTRCAVEVSAGRIPVLANVSETSTREAVRFIKAAVELGVDGFMLMPSLIYVADAREAMQSIRTMAEAAQKPCMIYNNPVAYRVDLKPEHMVELADCPWLVAIKESSDDIRRLTDLRNALGTRYQLFIGVDDLSFEALALGADGLLAGLVTAFPRETVALYDLMKAGKWQEALALYQWFTPLLHLDVSTKLVQNIKLAETLAGVGNEHVRKPRLPLVGAERERCTAIIQAAIAKRPKAYQST from the coding sequence TTGAGTAACGTGCGTTGGCAGGGCGTATATCCTGCCGTAACCAGTAAGTTCCACGCCGACGAATCGCTGGATTTCGAAGCCATGCGCAAGCATTTCGGCTTCTTGATCGACAACGGGGTTCACGGTCTGGTCACCTGCGGCTCGCTGGGCGAAGCCAGCACCCTTACCCTGGAAGAAAAGCTCCAAGTCACGCGCTGCGCTGTCGAAGTCAGCGCGGGCCGCATTCCCGTGCTGGCCAACGTGTCCGAGACCAGCACCCGCGAAGCGGTGCGATTTATCAAGGCAGCAGTCGAACTCGGCGTGGACGGTTTCATGCTGATGCCTTCGCTGATCTACGTCGCCGACGCGCGCGAGGCGATGCAAAGCATCCGCACCATGGCCGAAGCCGCGCAAAAGCCCTGCATGATCTACAACAACCCGGTTGCTTACCGCGTGGATCTGAAGCCCGAGCACATGGTCGAGCTGGCCGACTGCCCCTGGCTGGTCGCCATCAAGGAAAGCAGCGACGACATCCGCCGCCTGACCGACCTGCGCAATGCGCTGGGCACGCGCTATCAGCTGTTCATCGGCGTGGACGACCTGTCGTTCGAGGCGCTGGCGCTGGGCGCAGACGGGCTGCTGGCCGGTTTGGTGACCGCATTCCCCCGCGAAACCGTGGCGCTGTATGACCTGATGAAAGCTGGCAAGTGGCAAGAGGCGTTGGCGCTGTATCAATGGTTCACGCCGCTGTTGCACCTGGACGTTTCCACCAAGCTGGTGCAGAACATCAAGCTGGCCGAAACGCTGGCCGGCGTCGGCAACGAGCATGTGCGCAAGCCGCGCCTGCCCCTGGTCGGCGCGGAACGCGAGCGCTGCACCGCCATCATCCAGGCCGCGATAGCCAAGCGCCCCAAAGCCTACCAGTCGACGTAA
- a CDS encoding alpha/beta hydrolase, producing MPALPRFSPRRLFIAAVLAAASVVGCSQLDSWQRQTIFSPQSEPQTWWREPAAGTKVYDLALANGDKIRTWYWQSPSAGAPTVLYLHGARWNLNGSAFRIDGWTRMGYSVLAIDYRGFGASTPRLPSEESALEDAMAGLKELARLQPDPARRFVYGHSLGGAIAIDLAARPEQPDFAGLIVESSFTSIGAMLGTLRWGKVPGAGLLVTQPFDSVQKLAQLHTPMLFMHGTADRVVPHTMSDELFAAARNVAPELKRLVKIEGASHSGAFRSGPQYDAAVKTFMQDASRAYSRKSG from the coding sequence ATGCCCGCCCTGCCCCGCTTTTCCCCCCGCCGATTGTTCATTGCCGCCGTGCTGGCCGCCGCCAGCGTGGTCGGCTGCTCGCAGCTGGATTCCTGGCAACGCCAGACGATCTTTTCACCGCAGTCCGAGCCCCAGACCTGGTGGCGCGAACCGGCCGCCGGCACCAAGGTCTACGACCTGGCGCTGGCCAACGGCGACAAGATTCGCACCTGGTATTGGCAAAGCCCCAGCGCGGGCGCGCCTACCGTGCTGTATCTGCACGGCGCGCGCTGGAACCTGAACGGCAGCGCCTTTCGCATCGATGGCTGGACCCGCATGGGCTATTCCGTGCTGGCCATCGACTATCGCGGCTTTGGCGCGTCCACCCCCCGCCTGCCGTCGGAAGAAAGCGCGTTGGAAGACGCCATGGCCGGCTTGAAAGAGCTGGCCCGTCTGCAACCCGATCCCGCCCGCCGCTTCGTCTACGGCCATAGCCTGGGCGGCGCCATCGCCATCGACTTGGCGGCGCGCCCCGAGCAACCTGACTTTGCGGGTCTGATCGTGGAATCCAGCTTCACCAGCATCGGCGCCATGTTGGGCACGTTGCGTTGGGGCAAGGTCCCGGGCGCGGGGCTGCTGGTCACGCAGCCCTTCGATTCCGTGCAAAAGCTGGCGCAGTTGCACACGCCGATGCTGTTCATGCACGGCACCGCCGACCGTGTCGTGCCGCACACCATGAGCGACGAACTCTTCGCCGCCGCGCGCAACGTGGCGCCCGAGTTAAAGCGCCTGGTCAAGATAGAAGGGGCTTCGCACTCAGGCGCCTTCCGCAGTGGCCCGCAATACGACGCGGCCGTCAAAACCTTCATGCAGGACGCGTCGCGCGCCTACTCCCGTAAATCGGGCTGA
- a CDS encoding PLP-dependent aminotransferase family protein, which produces MRQADASLVTQLADGLARRIDEQGLRPGTRLPSIRKMAEQSGVSRFTVVEAYDRLVARGLVQSRRGAGFFVRARSGPLAAVAAAPATSLAPPARIDIAWLLRSMFRETSSLGMPGGAGLLPADWLDPDMVAGAVRAVGRSVRANLVSYGHPQGFAPLRQQIAASLQNDGVPAHPELNLLTTNGVTHGLDLIARHFVKPGDTVLVEDPAWFVIFGRLAAFGARLIGVPRGPDGPDIAQLEQLAAEHKPKLFIINSAVHNPTGHTLSAGVAYDILRIAERHDFVIVEDDTYGELHPGGAMKLAVLDRLNRVILVSGYSKMLAASLRVGYVAANPDILQKLADLKMLAGLTSPELGERVIHRVLMEGQYRRHIERVRARVDEARQRCLKTLLKLGLTVPHEPNAGMFVWADCGRDSEVLAREAADQGMLLAPGTLFSPSQAPSKMLRFSVSIADDRRIWTQLEKLFAQNGSYNQ; this is translated from the coding sequence GTGCGTCAGGCCGACGCCTCGTTGGTCACGCAACTGGCCGATGGCCTGGCCCGCCGTATCGATGAACAGGGCTTGCGCCCGGGCACGCGCTTGCCTTCCATCCGCAAAATGGCCGAGCAGTCGGGCGTCAGCCGCTTCACCGTGGTGGAAGCCTATGACCGCTTGGTGGCACGCGGGCTGGTGCAGTCGCGACGCGGCGCGGGCTTCTTTGTGCGCGCACGCAGCGGCCCGCTGGCGGCGGTGGCCGCAGCGCCGGCCACGTCGCTGGCGCCGCCCGCGCGTATCGACATCGCCTGGTTATTGCGCAGCATGTTCCGCGAAACCAGTTCGCTGGGCATGCCGGGCGGGGCCGGTTTGCTGCCGGCTGACTGGCTGGACCCTGACATGGTGGCCGGCGCGGTGCGCGCGGTAGGTCGATCGGTGCGCGCGAATCTGGTCAGCTACGGGCACCCGCAAGGGTTCGCCCCGCTGCGCCAGCAGATCGCGGCGTCGCTGCAGAATGACGGCGTGCCCGCGCACCCCGAGCTGAATTTGCTGACCACGAACGGCGTCACGCACGGCCTGGACCTGATCGCCCGGCACTTCGTCAAACCGGGCGACACCGTATTGGTGGAAGACCCCGCGTGGTTCGTCATCTTTGGGCGCCTGGCGGCGTTTGGCGCGCGCCTGATCGGCGTGCCACGCGGGCCGGACGGCCCCGACATCGCGCAGCTGGAACAGCTTGCCGCCGAGCACAAGCCCAAGCTGTTCATCATCAACAGCGCCGTGCACAACCCCACCGGCCACACGCTGTCGGCCGGCGTGGCCTACGACATCCTGCGCATCGCCGAACGGCACGATTTCGTCATCGTCGAAGACGACACCTACGGTGAGCTGCATCCCGGCGGCGCGATGAAGCTGGCGGTGCTGGACCGGCTGAACCGCGTCATCCTGGTCAGCGGCTATTCCAAGATGCTGGCGGCCAGCCTGCGCGTCGGCTATGTGGCCGCCAACCCCGACATCCTGCAAAAGCTGGCCGACCTGAAAATGCTGGCCGGCCTGACGTCGCCGGAACTGGGTGAACGCGTGATCCACCGGGTGCTGATGGAAGGGCAATACCGCCGCCACATCGAGCGCGTGCGCGCCCGCGTGGACGAGGCTCGCCAGCGCTGCCTGAAAACGCTCTTGAAACTGGGCCTGACGGTGCCGCACGAACCGAACGCAGGCATGTTCGTCTGGGCCGATTGCGGCCGCGATAGCGAGGTGCTGGCGCGTGAAGCGGCTGACCAGGGGATGCTGCTGGCGCCGGGCACGCTGTTTTCCCCGTCCCAGGCGCCGTCCAAGATGCTGCGCTTTTCGGTGTCCATCGCGGACGACCGCCGGATCTGGACCCAATTGGAAAAACTGTTCGCTCAAAACGGCTCCTACAATCAATAA
- a CDS encoding multidrug/biocide efflux PACE transporter, with protein MQATHTPTQKTQVTKTLKERFFHAFLFEILAIGLCAPAAAWAMGKSLFEMGVLTAVIAWIALVWNMIYNAGFDRLQNRLGFVRNMRMRVVHAFGFELGLILIVIPLAAWWLDISLWEAFVLDIALVLFYLPYAFLYNLAYDRSRPRVMAWLGRGKAQAAPADAAGIAPAVAPAGAAAVTRQSPCA; from the coding sequence ATGCAAGCCACTCACACCCCTACCCAAAAAACGCAAGTCACCAAAACGCTCAAAGAGCGTTTTTTTCACGCCTTCCTGTTTGAAATCCTGGCCATCGGCCTGTGCGCGCCGGCCGCTGCCTGGGCCATGGGCAAATCGCTGTTCGAAATGGGCGTGCTCACCGCCGTCATCGCCTGGATCGCGCTGGTCTGGAACATGATCTACAACGCCGGCTTCGACCGCCTGCAAAACCGCCTCGGCTTCGTGCGCAACATGCGCATGCGCGTGGTGCACGCGTTTGGATTTGAGCTGGGCCTGATCCTGATCGTGATTCCGTTGGCGGCCTGGTGGCTGGACATCAGCCTTTGGGAAGCCTTTGTGCTGGATATCGCGTTGGTGCTGTTCTATCTGCCCTACGCATTTCTGTACAACTTGGCCTATGACCGGTCCCGTCCGCGCGTCATGGCATGGCTGGGACGCGGCAAGGCGCAAGCCGCGCCGGCCGACGCTGCCGGTATCGCTCCGGCCGTGGCGCCGGCGGGGGCTGCCGCCGTTACGCGTCAATCACCTTGCGCGTAA
- a CDS encoding GntR family transcriptional regulator, protein MAGAEPKRRAADVAYDQIESMIATLQLQPGSAVVEAELVEKTGLGRTPLREALLRMVAAGLIRQEPRRGLRVSMIQLADHMDLIQTRRALEQLIAASAARRATPAQRTQIVECAAQMIRASEGGNLDDYMHADQLLDHVCHLACRNVSAVNAVEPLIIQCRRFWYAYQHEGDIAEGARRHMLMAQGIATGNEADAIKGADSLMDYLEMFTRKVIDA, encoded by the coding sequence ATGGCAGGAGCAGAACCCAAACGGCGCGCCGCGGACGTCGCCTACGACCAGATCGAAAGCATGATCGCCACGTTGCAATTGCAGCCTGGCAGCGCGGTCGTGGAAGCGGAACTTGTCGAGAAAACCGGCTTGGGGCGCACGCCCCTGCGCGAAGCATTGCTGCGCATGGTGGCGGCTGGCCTGATCCGCCAGGAGCCCCGGCGCGGCTTGCGCGTATCGATGATCCAGCTGGCCGACCACATGGATCTGATCCAGACGCGCCGCGCGCTGGAACAATTGATCGCCGCCAGCGCCGCCCGCCGCGCCACGCCCGCGCAGCGCACCCAGATCGTGGAATGCGCCGCGCAGATGATTCGCGCCTCGGAAGGCGGCAACCTTGACGACTACATGCACGCAGACCAATTGCTGGACCACGTCTGTCATCTGGCTTGCCGTAATGTGTCTGCCGTAAATGCGGTCGAACCGCTGATCATCCAGTGCCGGCGCTTTTGGTACGCCTATCAGCACGAAGGCGACATCGCGGAAGGCGCGCGCCGCCACATGCTGATGGCGCAAGGCATTGCCACCGGCAACGAAGCCGACGCCATCAAGGGCGCCGATTCGTTGATGGACTACCTGGAAATGTTTACGCGCAAGGTGATTGACGCGTAA
- a CDS encoding ABC transporter substrate-binding protein gives MKLNRIAAALLTLGVAGAAHAQAKISDDVVKVGVLTDLSGVYSDLAGNGSVIAARLAAEEMGNKVLGKPVEVVAADHQNKPDVAANLAREWFDQGKVDMITDFPTASTALAVMEIAKQKNRVTMPSAGLSTAILGEKCSPLNAQWTTNTYALAAGTARALVQEGKKTWYFITADYTFGHSLEKDATEVIKENGGTVVGVSRHPFPGNDFSSFLLKAQASKADVIALANAGNDTVNAVKQANEFGINKKQIVAPLLTYISDVHSMGLPKAQGMYLTEAFYWDYDDASRAWAKKFFEKAKKMPTASQAGVYSATLSYLKAIEAAGTDDAPAVMAKLREMTINDAVIRNGHLRADGALVHDMLLLQVKTPAQSKAPWDYYNVKSVLKGEDVFPKPQAACPLNKS, from the coding sequence ATGAAATTGAACCGAATTGCAGCAGCGTTGCTAACCCTGGGTGTCGCCGGCGCCGCCCACGCGCAGGCAAAGATCAGCGACGACGTCGTCAAGGTGGGTGTGCTGACCGACCTGTCCGGCGTGTATTCCGACCTGGCCGGTAACGGCTCGGTGATCGCCGCGCGCCTGGCCGCCGAAGAGATGGGCAACAAGGTGCTGGGCAAACCGGTGGAAGTGGTGGCGGCAGACCACCAGAACAAGCCCGACGTCGCCGCCAACTTGGCGCGCGAGTGGTTTGACCAGGGCAAGGTCGACATGATCACCGACTTTCCCACCGCATCCACCGCGCTGGCCGTGATGGAAATCGCCAAGCAGAAAAACCGCGTGACGATGCCCTCGGCGGGCCTGTCCACCGCCATCCTGGGCGAAAAATGTTCGCCGCTGAATGCGCAATGGACCACCAACACGTACGCGCTTGCCGCCGGCACCGCGCGCGCGCTGGTGCAAGAAGGCAAGAAGACCTGGTACTTCATCACGGCCGATTACACGTTTGGCCATTCGCTGGAAAAGGACGCAACGGAAGTCATCAAGGAAAACGGCGGAACGGTCGTGGGCGTGTCGCGCCACCCCTTCCCCGGCAACGACTTTTCATCGTTCCTGCTCAAAGCCCAGGCATCGAAGGCCGACGTGATCGCGCTGGCCAACGCGGGCAACGACACGGTCAACGCCGTCAAGCAAGCGAACGAATTCGGCATCAACAAGAAGCAGATCGTGGCGCCGTTGCTGACGTATATCTCGGACGTGCACAGCATGGGCCTGCCCAAGGCGCAGGGCATGTACCTGACCGAAGCGTTCTACTGGGACTATGACGACGCCTCGCGCGCATGGGCCAAGAAGTTCTTCGAAAAAGCCAAGAAGATGCCGACCGCCTCGCAGGCCGGTGTGTATTCCGCCACGCTGTCCTACCTGAAGGCGATCGAAGCCGCCGGCACCGATGACGCGCCCGCCGTGATGGCCAAGCTGCGCGAGATGACCATCAACGACGCCGTGATCCGCAACGGCCATCTGCGCGCGGACGGCGCACTGGTGCACGACATGCTGCTCTTGCAGGTGAAAACGCCCGCGCAGTCCAAGGCCCCGTGGGACTACTACAACGTGAAGTCGGTACTCAAGGGCGAGGACGTGTTCCCCAAGCCCCAGGCCGCCTGCCCGCTGAACAAGTCCTAA
- a CDS encoding DMT family transporter yields MSRSALYPSAQTAPAAPPPVWEGYGYGFLGVLVFSLTLPMTRLAVAELAPLLVGLGRALVAAVPAVALLWITRSRRPTRQEWPGVILAALGIVVGWPLASSLAMQTVPSAQGAVFNGLLPLSTAAFAALRSGERPSAAFWAWATAGAALVTVYALRQGNGTLTTGYLWLLVAVVLGGMGYAEGGRAARTLGGSRTICWALAISAPVVAAPVGWMAAQAHWPSAAVVSACAYLAFGSMFLGFFAWYRGLAVGGIARVGQVQLLQPFLTVVAAALLFGESVEASTFVFAATVIAVIAGGRRAIVRTKK; encoded by the coding sequence ATGTCCCGATCCGCGCTTTACCCCTCGGCCCAGACGGCGCCCGCCGCGCCACCCCCTGTCTGGGAAGGCTATGGCTACGGGTTCCTGGGTGTACTGGTCTTTTCGTTGACGCTGCCCATGACGCGGCTGGCCGTCGCGGAACTGGCGCCGCTGCTGGTGGGCCTGGGGCGCGCGTTGGTGGCGGCCGTACCGGCAGTGGCCCTGCTGTGGATCACGCGTAGCCGACGGCCGACGCGGCAGGAATGGCCGGGCGTCATCCTGGCGGCGCTGGGCATAGTGGTGGGGTGGCCGCTGGCCTCGTCGCTGGCGATGCAGACCGTGCCGTCCGCACAGGGCGCGGTGTTCAATGGATTGCTGCCGCTGTCGACCGCCGCATTTGCCGCGCTGCGCAGTGGCGAGCGGCCGTCAGCCGCCTTCTGGGCGTGGGCCACAGCCGGCGCGGCCCTGGTCACGGTGTATGCGCTGCGCCAGGGCAACGGCACGTTGACCACCGGCTATCTGTGGCTACTGGTTGCCGTGGTGCTGGGCGGCATGGGTTACGCCGAAGGCGGCCGCGCGGCGCGTACGCTGGGCGGATCGCGCACCATCTGCTGGGCGCTGGCGATCAGCGCGCCGGTGGTAGCGGCGCCCGTGGGCTGGATGGCGGCGCAGGCCCACTGGCCCAGCGCGGCCGTGGTGTCCGCTTGCGCGTATCTGGCGTTCGGATCTATGTTTTTAGGGTTCTTCGCGTGGTATCGCGGCTTGGCCGTGGGCGGCATCGCCCGCGTGGGACAAGTCCAGTTGTTGCAACCGTTCCTGACTGTCGTGGCGGCCGCATTGTTGTTTGGTGAATCCGTGGAGGCGTCGACGTTCGTGTTCGCCGCCACCGTGATCGCCGTTATCGCCGGCGGACGCCGCGCCATCGTAAGGACCAAAAAATGA
- a CDS encoding LysE family translocator yields MTLFPTNWADVPLASASLLGPLALFALVSSITPGPNNVMLASSGLNFGFRRSLPHLLGVNLGFTLMIFLVGVGLGSVFQQVPALYTVLKYAGAAYLLYLAWKIANSGDMEDGEARGKPFTFLQAAAFQWVNPKAWVMAVGVVATYTPQNGFFANLVIATVVCGVVNLPSIGVWVTFGTALRRVLHKPWAVRAFNVGMALLLVASLYPVALDLMH; encoded by the coding sequence ATGACTCTGTTCCCAACCAACTGGGCGGACGTGCCCCTGGCTTCCGCGTCGCTGTTGGGGCCGCTGGCGCTGTTCGCGCTGGTCAGCTCGATAACGCCGGGGCCCAACAACGTGATGCTGGCCTCGTCGGGGCTGAACTTTGGATTCCGCCGCAGCCTGCCGCATTTGCTGGGCGTGAACCTGGGGTTCACTTTGATGATCTTCCTGGTGGGCGTGGGCCTGGGATCGGTGTTCCAACAGGTGCCCGCGCTGTACACGGTGCTGAAATATGCCGGCGCGGCCTACCTGCTGTACCTGGCCTGGAAGATCGCCAATTCCGGCGACATGGAAGATGGCGAAGCGCGCGGCAAACCGTTCACGTTCCTGCAAGCCGCCGCGTTCCAATGGGTCAACCCCAAGGCCTGGGTGATGGCGGTGGGCGTCGTGGCCACCTACACGCCTCAGAATGGATTCTTTGCCAACCTGGTCATCGCCACCGTGGTGTGCGGCGTGGTCAACCTGCCCAGCATCGGCGTGTGGGTGACCTTCGGCACGGCGCTGCGCCGCGTGCTGCACAAGCCCTGGGCCGTACGCGCGTTCAACGTCGGCATGGCGCTGCTGCTGGTGGCGTCCCTGTATCCGGTGGCACTGGATTTGATGCATTAA
- a CDS encoding ABC transporter ATP-binding protein: MQSDIILQTRGLTKEFRGFVAVNNVDLNVRRGAIHALIGPNGAGKTTFFNLLTKFHIPTRGEILYDGVDITAERPAQTARRGIVRSFQISAVFPQLSVRENVRVALQRKLGVDYCFWRSERTLESLHHRVEELLDQVGLRTHLEVPAGDLPYGRKRTLEIATTLALEPELLLLDEPTQGMGHEDVDRIKHLIKQVSAGRTILMVEHNMKVVADISDTITVLQRGEILAEGPYATVSMNPAVREAYMGADDE, encoded by the coding sequence ATGCAAAGCGACATCATCCTTCAGACCCGTGGCCTGACCAAGGAATTCCGCGGCTTCGTGGCAGTCAATAACGTCGACCTGAACGTGCGGCGCGGCGCCATCCATGCGCTGATCGGCCCGAATGGGGCGGGCAAGACCACGTTTTTCAACTTGCTGACCAAGTTCCACATCCCCACGCGCGGCGAAATCCTGTACGACGGCGTCGACATCACGGCAGAGCGCCCCGCCCAGACCGCGCGCCGGGGCATCGTCCGATCGTTCCAGATATCGGCCGTATTTCCGCAACTGTCGGTGCGCGAGAACGTGCGCGTTGCCTTGCAGCGCAAGCTGGGCGTGGACTACTGCTTCTGGCGGTCGGAACGCACGCTGGAAAGCCTGCACCACCGCGTCGAGGAACTGCTGGACCAGGTCGGCCTGCGCACGCATCTGGAGGTGCCCGCGGGCGACTTGCCGTATGGCCGCAAGCGCACCCTGGAAATCGCCACCACGCTCGCGCTTGAACCCGAGCTGCTGCTGCTGGACGAACCCACGCAAGGCATGGGCCACGAAGACGTGGACCGCATCAAGCACCTGATCAAGCAGGTATCCGCGGGACGCACCATCCTGATGGTCGAACACAACATGAAAGTGGTGGCGGACATCTCCGACACCATCACCGTCTTGCAACGGGGCGAGATCCTGGCGGAAGGCCCCTACGCCACCGTATCGATGAACCCGGCGGTGCGCGAGGCCTACATGGGAGCCGACGATGAATAA
- a CDS encoding branched-chain amino acid ABC transporter permease, with translation MFDISLPALLAQLLVGLINGCFYAILSMGLAIIFGLLNIVNFTHGAQFMMAAFLAWIGFTQLPQLLGPGVQVNFWAALILAPLVVGAVGVLIEKTLLKRLYHLDHLYGLLLTFGIALMMEGGFRYFYGISGVGYEPPEILQGGFDLGFMFLPAYRGFVVVASLTLCIATWYLFERTRLGAMLRAGTENPKLLQAFGVNVPVMITLTYGFGVALAGVAGVLAAPVMQINPLMGSNLLNIVFAVVVIGGLGSIMGAIVTGLALGLLEGLTKVFYPEASTVVVFIVMAVVLLMRPAGLFGKEK, from the coding sequence ATGTTCGACATCTCGCTCCCCGCCCTGTTGGCCCAGTTGCTGGTCGGGCTGATCAACGGCTGCTTCTACGCCATTCTCAGCATGGGGCTAGCCATCATTTTCGGCCTGCTCAACATCGTCAACTTCACGCACGGCGCGCAGTTCATGATGGCGGCGTTCCTGGCGTGGATCGGCTTCACGCAGCTGCCGCAATTGCTGGGCCCCGGCGTGCAGGTCAACTTCTGGGCCGCGCTGATCCTGGCGCCCCTGGTGGTGGGCGCGGTGGGCGTCCTGATCGAAAAGACACTGCTCAAGCGGCTGTACCACCTGGACCACCTGTATGGGCTGCTGCTGACCTTCGGTATCGCGCTGATGATGGAAGGGGGCTTCCGTTACTTCTACGGCATTTCCGGAGTGGGCTATGAGCCGCCCGAGATCCTGCAAGGCGGCTTCGACCTGGGCTTCATGTTCTTGCCGGCGTACCGAGGTTTTGTGGTGGTGGCGTCGCTGACGCTGTGCATCGCGACCTGGTACCTGTTCGAGCGCACCCGCCTTGGCGCCATGCTGCGCGCCGGCACCGAGAACCCGAAGCTGCTACAGGCGTTCGGCGTCAATGTTCCGGTGATGATCACGCTGACGTACGGCTTCGGCGTGGCGCTGGCCGGCGTGGCGGGCGTGCTGGCCGCGCCCGTCATGCAGATCAACCCGTTGATGGGGTCCAACCTGCTGAACATCGTGTTCGCCGTGGTGGTGATCGGGGGGCTGGGTTCCATCATGGGCGCCATCGTCACCGGCCTGGCGCTCGGGCTGCTGGAAGGGCTGACCAAGGTGTTCTATCCCGAAGCGTCCACCGTTGTCGTGTTCATCGTGATGGCCGTCGTGCTGTTGATGCGCCCCGCTGGCTTGTTCGGCAAGGAGAAATAA